One genomic segment of Coffea arabica cultivar ET-39 chromosome 6e, Coffea Arabica ET-39 HiFi, whole genome shotgun sequence includes these proteins:
- the LOC113694534 gene encoding uncharacterized protein, whose translation MSSRKEDEKNERIIRNLLKLPDNRRCINCNSLGPQYVCVNFWTFVCTNCSGIHREFTHRVKSISMAKFTSQEVSALQGAGNASAKEIYLKEWDPHRQSLPDGSNVERLRDFIKHVYVERRYSGERIFEKPPRVKAESEDSQENRRIGSFQSGSQSPPYDDEHRYSDRPSPGGRSPGYDQDHRQYDKRSPARTEVVNDWRREDRFGNGRRSEDIRVSDGGSKLGSRSPDHQRDLDVSSPPVVRPVRDILGENVSPLRVLEPPKANDPKSADVSTRTQRTASSSSLASSNGNPAEIKIEASLIDFDAAPELPVPAPVQPQQSAASASIAQTATPSSDNWANFDSVAEVKASQPRVNSNPLESVLSQLSVPASVSGHVAVTPGIGDALHNASVGTSSAFPSVSPVTSFGLPFGNVASTSVAANNSTASSTGNPAAAPGPVASLRIPAGNSFGNAVTGGQWLQPQPHSSFPAVDGQPLSQPLNPASVGPSSNQPWNPLFAPNAQVLPGANVQASQAVMRPGLDASAGVATQNSQKAKSSGRRELPEDLFSFSYPTMPVRVHGWHGSPAHGMGFNMQYNMPMSMQPTFPRASKSTNPFDVSTDPSPAAAASEFVSF comes from the exons ATGTCGAGTCGGAAGGAGGATGAAAAGAATGAGCGGATTATACGGAATTTGCTCAAGTTACCCGATAATCGGAGGTGTATTAACTGTAATAGCTTG GGGCCTCAATATGTCTGCGTTAACTTCTGGACATTTGTCTGCACAAACTGCAGTGGGATACA TCGCGAGTTTACCCATAGAGTGAAGTCAATATCTATGGCTAAATTCACTTCACAAGAAGTTAGTGCTCTTCAAGGGGCAGGAAATGCG AGTGCAAAAGAAATTTATCTTAAGGAATGGGATCCACATCGTCAATCTCTTCCGGATGGCAG TAATGTGGAAAGGCTTCGAGATTTCATTAAACATGTTTATGTAGAAAGGAGATATTCCGGTGAAAGGATCTTTGAGAAGCCTCCAAGGGTGAAG GCGGAAAGCGAGGACTCTCAGGAAAACAGGAGGATAGGTAGTTTCCAGAGTGGTTCTCAAAGCCCACCATATGATGATGAGCATCGTTATAGTGATAGACCGAGTCCAGGTGGAAGAAGTCCAGGGTATGATCAGGATCATCGGCAATATGATAAGAGAAGTCCTGCTCGCACAGAAGTAGTCAATGACTGGCGACGTGAAGATAGATTTGGTAATGGAAGGAGATCGGAGGATATAAGAGTGTCTGATGGAGGTTCTAAGCTTGGTAGTAGGTCGCCAGATCATCAAAGAGATCTCGATGTGTCCAGCCCACCAGTGGTACGACCTGTTAGAGATATTTTGGGAGAGAATGTTTCTCCTCTTCGTGTTCTTGAACCTCCAAAAGCCAATGACCCCAAGTCTGCTGATGTTTCCACACGCACTCAG AGAACCGCGTCTTCCAGTAGCTTGGCATCCTCTAATGGGAACCCAGCTGAAATTAAAATTGAAGCTTCATTAATTGATTTTGATGCTGCTCCAGAACTTCCTGTACCTGCACCGGTGCAGCCACAGCAATCGGCTGCAAGTGCATCCATAGCGCAGACAGCAACACCTAGCAGTGATAACTGGGCAAATTTTGATTCTGTGGCTGAGGTGAAAGCATCTCAGCCACGTGTTAACTCCAATCCACTGGAATCTGTACTTTCTCAGCTGTCAGTGCCAGCATCTGTATCTGGTCATGTGGCCGTGACTCCGGGAATTGGTGATGCCTTGCATAATGCCTCCGTAGGCACCTCATCAGCTTTCCCAAGTGTTTCACCTGTTACATCTTTTGGTTTGCCTTTTGGCAATGTTGCTTCCACTTCTGTGGCAGCAAACAACTCCACAGCATCTTCAACAGGTAATCCAGCAGCTGCCCCTGGACCTGTTGCATCACTGCGAATTCCGGCTGGTAATTCATTTGGAAATGCGGTTACTGGAGGACAATGGTTACAACCTCAGCCACATTCTTCGTTCCCTGCTGTTGATGGCCAGCCTTTGTCTCAACCACTCAATCCAGCTTCTGTTGGACCTTCAAGCAATCAG CCATGGAACCCGTTATTTGCACCAAATGCTCAAGTGCTTCCTGGTGCAAATGTACAAGCATCACAAGCTGTTATGAGACCTGGCTTGGATGCCAGTGCCGGTGTTGCTACACAAAACTCTCAGAAAGCAAAGTCTAGTGGCAGAAGGGAACTGCCTGAG GATTTGTTCAGTTTTAGTTATCCAACAATGCCAGTACGAGTTCATGGTTGGCATGGTAGTCCAGCACATGGGATGGGATTTAACATGCAATACAACATGCCAATG TCCATGCAGCCCACCTTCCCTCGGGCCTCAAAATCGACAAACCCTTTTGATGTCAGCACTGATCCTTCTCCTGCTGCAGCAGCAAGTGAATTCGTTTCTTTTTGA